In Salvelinus sp. IW2-2015 unplaced genomic scaffold, ASM291031v2 Un_scaffold4355, whole genome shotgun sequence, a genomic segment contains:
- the LOC112077175 gene encoding bone morphogenetic protein 3-like, with protein MAICPRLLLLLGWSYLCGGYCAMLKDHFTDLKIKGTSGHSGAARGDKDRSEKDEHDLLLQDTMTEHMQMLYDQYNRAGFPFQDGNTVRSFKARWGTINNQQFQIFNLTSLTKSEAVLSAMLHYYIGDLQNSTQHPGCNSTARPKPKSCGALSPSLSRHGPSRHSHVQMGVWSFASVDNHIRTLGHFVINVSTLYRDFISWQWKDVTQVVNQAKHHDELLIGIDVASQPGPRPWEKLLSDRFPYILVYANDSTISEPESVVSTLQSHQRHQTTMTTEEGAFASGFHKLGLHAQNSTAAQQQTPPHRRRRSTSVLLPLQNNELPGPEYPYETTGWDENSPYEPLENKPVRRPRKKTRGKSQRHGGKMPLLQFDEQTIKKARKKQWNEPRNCARRYLKVDFADIGWSEWIISPKSFDAY; from the exons ATGGCGATCTGTCCGCGGCTACTGCTGCTGCTCGGATGGAGCTATCTATGCGGTGGATATTGCGCGATGTTGAAAGATCATTTCACAGATTTAAAAATTAAAGGTACATCTGGGCACTCCGGTGCGGCCCGGGGGGACAAAGACCGCTCAGAGAAGGATGAGCACGACCTACTTTTACAGGATACTATGACGGAACACATGCAGATGCTTTACGACCAATACAACCGTGCAGGATTTCCTTTCCAGGACGGGAATACGGTCCGGAGCTTTAAAGCGCGCTGGG GCACCATCAACAACCAGCAGTTCCAGATCTTCAACCTGACCTCTCTCACCAAGTCAGAGGCCGTCCTGTCGGCCATGCTCCACTACTACATAGGAGACCTCCAGAACAGCACCCAGCACCCGGGCTGCAACAGCACCGCCAGGCCCAAGCCCAAGAGCTGTGGAGCTCTGTCCCCATCCCTGTCCCGCCACGGCCCCAGTAGACACAGTCATGTCCAGATGGGTGTGTGGAGCTTCGCCTCAGTGGATAACCATATCAGGACTCTGGGCCACTTTGTGATCAACGTGTCTACACTATACAGGGACTTCATCTCTTGGCAGTGGAAGGATGTCACCCAGGTGGTGAACCAGGCCAAGCATCATGATGAGCTGCTGATCGGGATAGACGTGGCATCCCAGCCTGGACCCAGGCCCTGGGAGAAGCTCCTCTCAGACCGCTTTCCTTACATCCTGGTCTACGCCAACGACTCGACCATCTCCGAACCTGAGAGCGTGGTGTCGACACTACAGAGTCATCAGAGGCATCAAACCACGATGACCACGGAAGAAGGGGCATTCGCCTCCGGCTTCCATAAACTGGGGCTGCACGCTCAGAATAGCACCGCCGCTCAACAACAGACGCCTCCTCACAGACGCCGGCGCTCGACTAGCGTCCTCCTCCCGCTCCAGAACAACGAGTTACCGGGGCCGGAGTACCCGTATGAGACGACGGGCTGGGACGAGAATAGCCCCTACGAACCGCTGGAGAACAAGCCGGTCCGTCGGCCGAGGAAAAAGACGCGTGGTAAGAGCCAGAGGCACGGCGGTAAGATGCCCCTGCTGCAGTTTGACGAGCAGACGATAAAGAAGGCTCGTAAGAAGCAGTGGAACGAACCACGGAACTGTGCTCGTCGCTACCTGAAGGTGGACTTCGCAGACATTGGCTGGAGCGAGTGGATTATATCTCCCAAGTCTTTTGATGCCTACTAG